The window ACCAGCGCCAGCGGCCTCTTCCCTTCCCCGAACGTGTCCACGAACGCGTCGCTGCTGCCCTCCACCCTCCCTTGGAGGTCTATCACCACCAAGTCTCCTGGCCTCGGCGAAGCCCCGCCGCCGACCCTCAACTCGGTGTACCTGGAGACGCGATACTACCTTGTCAAGCCTAGGCCTACTCTACTCCTCTTCTGGATTTGCTTCAGAGCTCGATACCTGATGCCATTCGGAAGCAccacctcttcctctttctccaccACTCTGCATAAGAAAGCAATCGTAGTCGAAGCGGTACAACTACATGTCGTGATCGAAGGAAATGAGGAAGTGGAGGGAGTACAGACCTGGTGTTCGCTTGCTCTCGAGACACTTCCAGGCGCGTCTTGATCTGCTCCGAGACGACCCCGAAAGCCAGGAAGCCGACCCAGGCGAGGCCGGCGCCGAGGCCGAACCGCCTGGTCAGGCTGGAGGCTATCCAGTCGGTGGACTCGGCGGCGACCTTCGGCTTCTGCTGAGGCttcggagggggagggggagggggagggggaggagtaGGAGGGGATGAAGGCTGCGCCGAGGGTTCCGGTTGGGATCGGATCGGTTGCTGAGAGCGTGGCGTTTGCGAGCACGAGAGCTGCGGCTTTGCCAGTGGGCGAGCGAGGAAAGCCGGAGATCCCAAGATGGAAGCCATGGCTATCCGACGGGGGAGGAGAGACGAGACGATGCTGAACCGAACCAAAGCCACCAGTCCTGACCTTATCTTTTGTGACAAGACTGGATAACCGGACCGCGTCGTGGGGATCAAAGAGGTCACCTTCTATTGGCCCATCATATATATAGATTAGCTCGGTCGAGTTAATGATGGATGGCGTTGTGTCAATTTCTTTACGAGGCTTGTCCTTTGGCTTTGAGCTAAATCGAACGACATTATGTTTGTACAAGAAACAAATGCAACTCTCCCAGCAGTCCGTTCATACAACAATGCATGTACATTCATGAGCCGCTCCATGTGATCACTGATCAAGAAGATACCCATCTATTATCATCGATCGTACAAGTCTTCTTCCTCGTCCGAAACACCGAGCATGGCCAGAGCTAGATGACTACTCATATCGCTCTTCGCCGATGCGTCGTGAGACCGAGCTCCATAACCGGTCAGGCAACCGTTGGCCATGAGCATGGACCAGTCGCTGCAGGCGTCTTCTCCTTGCAGCATTCCGATTACCTCGAGGATGTTTGGCCTCCCTGTTTCTTCGCTGTTGAGACAAGCTGTGGCTGCATGAATCATCCGGCTCATCTCACTCGGACGATAAGATCCAGGCTTTAATCTGGGATCGATCAACTCTCCAGCAGCCATGGTGCCTTGCCGCAACAGAGGGTTTGCCTGCCAAACACATGTCCTCATAAATAATAAGCTTGCAGAAAAAGGCATTCAAGCAAGAAAGCTTTATTCTCTCTGATGGACCAGGAAATTGCCTAAATCCTTGTAAGATCTGTCCATGGATCCTAACTCCACTGATGCAACATGCATACAATTAAATTTGCAGTTTGAACTAAGTAAGAACACAACATGCGACCTGCATATACTCGAGAATTCAGAGCGACATCATTAAGAATCTTAGAAACTAGTAGTTGGCATGGAGGGTAATTAAGAATGCACATTTAGATATTACAAGAACAGCAGACAATGAAGCCTTTCCTGGAACTGGGGAGGGCATGATAACAATGAATGGTGTAATACCTGGCAGGAGACATCTCCAAAGCCACTTCAAATATCTTCTTCAAGTCTAGGTGGAGGCATGTATCTACGAGATAAATTAATACTTTGCTGGCTAAGAAAAAGAGCCTAAGCAGGCATATAAAAGAGAAACAACATGATGCATGTCTGAAGGGACCGGCATGGCATGCTGAGAGAGAGTCCATTTGCACTAAATACCTCATCATGATGCATAAAATTGTCTGACTCCGATACACTGAAGTACCTGATGACTATAGATGAAAAATGTAAAAGCACGAATTGAGATGTTACTTCCCTGTTGCCTAGCAAATTTCATATTTCACAATTATGTTGCTGCTACTGGTATCTTTGCTTGCTTCCTACTATATTATTTTCTAGCATTATATGCTCGGAACCTAAGACAATTTACAGCAAGTTTCGAGTTGAACACACAATGGAAAAAACTCACCAGAACAATTAGCCTGGGTATCTAAACTGAGAATACTAAGAGAATTAATATTTGATCAGAAAAATACTAGAAATGCCATTATGTAAAGTTATCTGTTGCTTGCAAGAGGAGATTGAGACAAGTGAATCACAGagtttgtcatttcaatcaagaaCATCTCAACTAAATCATATCCAGGGTAGGAGAAAAGCAGGTGAGAAAAGTGTGGTAGAAACCCAAGTAATTGCACAGAGGTACACATAACAATAACCAAATAGTAAAAATCAAACCAAAATCCAAAGAAATATGCAACTATCCATCCAATATAGAATTTTGTGTAGGTTTATGCTGATGTAAACAAAGTAGGTGAGTTTTTTTACTACGACTACAGCTAAAAACCCACGGATGGCAGTTTTTTAGTTTATCATATACCAATATTTTTAGTTCATTATCAATGCTACATTGTTAATTGTTTGCTTAAAGATCGCATTATTTAGTATCTCGTACATGGGGTGTGTTCGACTATAATttgcatgtcatatggaattgcaTATTTTCAATTTTCATATGACACTGTTGTATCATATGTTTGTGTCTATAAATGCTTGTGCTTGTGTAGAGATGCATAACATAGACAATAACTTTAGTTTGGTTTAAGCAGAAATTTCAAAGAAAACGCTGCTAGTTGACCCATATCCTCAGTCATTGAAAATGTATGGATGTTTGCACTAACTGGGGGGGATAATGGCCAACAGATTTTGGTTGAATTTTGTGCTCCGAGGAGCACAGTTTTACCTTGTATCAGGTTTTTCGAAGtaatataatttctttttttccgaaaaaaaaaaaggtcagttCCTTAACCAAAAGCAGCTAATAAATTTTCTGCATGTAATATTACCTTGCCCAATATATGTTCCGCAAGACCCTTGAATATTCCAACAAATTCTCCTCAGGCTTGGTAAGATCACAAAATCTTATTAGCACAAATCTAAATCATCTCCCTGACATTGTCCTCGTGTTTCATTTATACAATCTTATCGAGTCGAGTCTTTTCCATGAATTGaagtacaataataataattttgtaaGAACTTGTGAGCCATTTGTTTTACCTAATTGTTGTAAGTGATAGTTTCGATCTCAGACTTTTCTACGTCATGTCTGATATCCTAAATAGAATTGTTAATCAACCAACAAAATTTGTACTATGACTATGCAGATCTCAACTGTATGTCTGGAAATGCAATATACATCTCCTGTACCTTCTACATCAACTACATgaagaatcacataaaaggacCTTAGATATCTCTTCTCTCAAGTGATAATATCTACAAAATGCTCACACCCTCATTAATTTTTACATGCTCCAGCTTAGTCCAGTTATCTTTAATACCATAAACCAAACTCAATAGAATCAAACTCCCCAAACTATGCCATTTAACTCTCAGTTGATAAATCATTGTTCACCTTCTTAGGCACTTCCAAAACCATCTCTTCCTACAGAGAATGAATCTTAAACCAATAATTCCTTATTCCTTGTCTTGACTATCCACCAAATAGATCATATTTTATAAAGCACATGGTACATGCAACTGTTCTATTAGTAGCTGATTCATTTCTTCTTGAGAAGTCTGTCCTAGGTCATTTGTTGCATGAACAGAAATAATGTGAAAGTGAGAAGCATATCTGGTCAAGAAGCCCTGAAATCACATGCCTTCTTGTAGTTGGAAATTCTTTTTTACCTTTGGTGCAGATAGTTTGGTGTACAACAATTTATGGCCGACAAAGGAATAACCTTTAGGTGAGAAAGATGTAGATGTGTATCAGTGCAGATCAATGAATTTCTCATTTCTGCAATTGATCAAAATTGATATAGACATTCAACCTTACAATGAGCTTAGTATATAAAACTTCCAAACTTTCTAAGTGCTCAAATTGTAGATAATCAACATGAACCGAGGGACTCAAAAATCATATACAAGCATATACCTTCTTTCCTGCAGTGAGTTAAGGTTCAAATTTTGATGGTAATTTATAGAATAATTAGAACAAGTACAGCAGCAATAACACAGTGATGAGCTGAGATTACTTACCCATAAGACCAAATTCTCCTCTCCCTGAGGCCTATTCCGATCAATCGCTTTCTGCCCGGTGATTAATTCCAAGAGTACAACCCCAAATGCATACACATCGGTTTTATCTGACAGCTTACCATGTTGGAAGTACTCAGGTGCCAAATAACTGCACTTGCAGCCACAAGAAAAGAGAAAACTAGTAAATCTTAAACAcatctttttagaaagagaaatcTGAGGTTCAATAACTATATTTTTACCCAAAGGTTCCCTTGACCGACTTGCAGAGAAAAGGTACAGAAGGTCCATGCGTCCATGTAGCCAATCCAAAATCACAAAGCTGCATTGGACCAGCACAAGCAGGTGATATTATATAAGTTTCAACAAAATTAGCATATAACAGATATGCACTTTCCCAACAAGATCTCTATacttcactcttttttttttcttttgtttaacaAAGCGTTTCACAAATGATGAACTATAAGTATAATTTAGCTACATACAACCAGGATGGGAATTTATTCTGGAACGATGATTTAGCCATTCAATATGCATCTTTTttctcattggaagaaaagagcaGCTTATAACTTTGAAGTCTTCCACTTCTAATGCATATTCCAAAGGATTCGCAGAAATAAGTTCACTGGGCAAGATAAAGATTTAGGCATGCAGGTGATGAGCTAGCAACTTCTGATCGATGTAACTTCATCAACTCAACAAACCAACAAGGCCAAAGATCAACTCAATGAGAACTCTTAAGGAACGTAAATTAAGAAAACAGCTCACCTTGGGGGCGTTGTTAGAGGTGAGGAGGATGTTGGAGGGCTTGATGTCTCTGTGAATAACGCACCTATCAGTGCCGAAGTGTAGGTACTCCACCGCATGTGCTATCCCCATTGCCACCTTATACCTCACCTCCCATGACAGCACCTTCCCcctccctttcttcttctctgTGCTCCCCATGTCAACCATTGAGTACCAATTTTAGTCGGAAAGGTACACATTCATTAACATTCCATCACACAACCTGTTGCGAGGAAAAAGGATAGTACCTTGGCGATGGAGGTGGTGATCGAGGCTTCCTCCCGAGACATACTTGTAGACAAGGAAAATTCCTTCTTGATCAATACAAAAGCCGAGCAAAGGGACGACAAAGGGGCTGCGGAGAGAGGTTGCTATCATCAGCTCCCTGCAGAAGGCCTTTGCACTGTCTCGATCCCGCCCCTCCACCCGCTTTATCGCCACGGACTTTCTTCTTGCCCCAATTCTTCCCTTATACACCCGACTGAGGCCGCCCATGCCGAGCTCCCTTCCTGGTATTAGCCGGAGAACGTTTGTCGCCCACCCAATGCAAGCAAGCTAGGCTACAATCGAGAGAAAGCAATGGCAAATTGGTACCTTTGGAGAAGCCCCGAGTGGCCGACCGGATCTCGGAGTAGCTGAATCTCGCCAAATCTGCAGCAGCGGATGAAATGCTCCTCTCCAAAACCTCCAGCCCTTGCCATTGCCGCCGTTTGTTGGAATGGGCGTCCCCATTGCCCAACCGGTCCCCCTCGTCCTCCAAACTCACCAGAAGCAGCACCGCGGTAGCCGTCGGAGTGGCGGCATTCTCCATGGTTTCCTCGGCCTCCGTCTGTGAGCCGAAGCTGAAGCGGAACGACGAGTGCACGGACCCCGggtcggccgccgccgccgcctccgcttcCGCTCGGGCCTCTGCAAGCAACCAGGACTTGTTCTCCACCTCCCCCCTCTTCcgctgccgccgccacctccccctccccctccggaCGACGCCCGCCGCCGAGAAGATGAGGCTCGTCGAGCTCCACGCCACTTTCTCCCCGGAAGATCCCGCATTTACCAGCTCACGcgcaggaggaggaggcggccggCCATCTCTGGCGCCCATGCAGCTgccgccgccgtcgtcgtcgCCGAAGGTGCTGTGGGCGCATCCCATCTGAAAGAACCGATCTCCCTCTCCGGCCCCGATTCTTCCACCAAACTCCAAGTATCAAGCGGAGCAAGTAAGAGAAGAACGAAACCGACGGCTACCAATTCTTTATACCTCTCGAGCATAAAGGGCGGTAGTAAAAAGAAAAGGTCAATctaatcagcagcagcagcagcagcagcagcagcaactcaTCATCATCCCATTGCCCTTTTGCTTGCAGGAAGAGAAGTAAAGATGCCCTCCACCTTCACCTTTTTCCCGTCTTTCACCAGATTCAACCCGAAGTCAAAATAAATGGATGAACCAAGAAATCTCAAGCCAGAGTTGGGTCACCTTCCCAAAAAGCTTACGATGCCCAGCTCCCACGCAACATCACATCGCATCCAAGTTCGCATTTGCGAGACGCAGCGGTTTCCGGTGAATAACCGAGTCCAAGAAGGGTTTGATGTGACTCCAATAACCGAGTCCAAGAGAGCGGTAACGCTAAACTAGTGGCGTTGACTCGGGGAAATCAGACGCAAATACCATTGTCAATCGAGTGGGGCCCTCGGTCAATCGTGGGTCAAATTGGTGGTGGTACTCTGTTGGGGTTATAGA of the Musa acuminata AAA Group cultivar baxijiao chromosome BXJ3-2, Cavendish_Baxijiao_AAA, whole genome shotgun sequence genome contains:
- the LOC135630676 gene encoding peptidyl-prolyl cis-trans isomerase FKBP17-2, chloroplastic-like; translated protein: MASILGSPAFLARPLAKPQLSCSQTPRSQQPIRSQPEPSAQPSSPPTPPPPPPPPPPKPQQKPKVAAESTDWIASSLTRRFGLGAGLAWVGFLAFGVVSEQIKTRLEVSREQANTRVVEKEEEVVLPNGIRYTELRVGGGASPRPGDLVVIDLQGRVEGSSDAFVDTFGEGKRPLALVMGSRPYTKGMCEGVEYVLRSMKAGGKRRVTVPPVLGFGDDGADLGAGLRIPASATLEFIVQVDKVSIAPS
- the LOC103976674 gene encoding probable serine/threonine-protein kinase PBL7 produces the protein MLERIGAGEGDRFFQMGCAHSTFGDDDGGGSCMGARDGRPPPPPARELVNAGSSGEKVAWSSTSLIFSAAGVVRRGRGRWRRQRKRGEVENKSWLLAEARAEAEAAAAADPGSVHSSFRFSFGSQTEAEETMENAATPTATAVLLLVSLEDEGDRLGNGDAHSNKRRQWQGLEVLERSISSAAADLARFSYSEIRSATRGFSKGRELGMGGLSRVYKGRIGARRKSVAIKRVEGRDRDSAKAFCRELMIATSLRSPFVVPLLGFCIDQEGIFLVYKYVSGGSLDHHLHRQEKKKGRGKVLSWEVRYKVAMGIAHAVEYLHFGTDRCVIHRDIKPSNILLTSNNAPKLCDFGLATWTHGPSVPFLCKSVKGTFGYLAPEYFQHGKLSDKTDVYAFGVVLLELITGQKAIDRNRPQGEENLVLWANPLLRQGTMAAGELIDPRLKPGSYRPSEMSRMIHAATACLNSEETGRPNILEVIGMLQGEDACSDWSMLMANGCLTGYGARSHDASAKSDMSSHLALAMLGVSDEEEDLYDR